In Spiroplasma litorale, a single genomic region encodes these proteins:
- a CDS encoding glycoside hydrolase family 1 protein — protein sequence MKFPKGFLIGGATSAPQIEGAYNKDGKSLTVADLKYFEDIKNRKDIKETKITNSKKIKFAFENESNLFFPKRVGIDFYNNYKEDIKLIYEMGMNAFRLSISWSRIIPNVDDNKVCKKGIDFYKNVFEECKKYNIEPIVTISHFDLPYKIVKKYGGWKNKKVIDLYIDYASVVLNEFKDYVKYWIPFNEINATIFSTWVSAGIIVDKEENLLESCYQALHNQFVANAKIIKIAKKINEKFKLGCMLAQFTCYSLDCKPENVLYNLKDQQIKVYFYYDLMVKGVYPKYMLKYFKDNNINLDIELDELELIRDNKIDYISFSYYMSGVNSLTENSKVEANLVKMGKNPYLTESEWGWQIDPIGLRITLNDLWDRYNLPLFVAENGIGINDKLENDFTIIDDNRIEYLKLHLNELKNSIQDGVNVFGYTTWTPIDVISSGSNEMSKRYGLIYVDQDDYGNGSKKRYKKNSYFWFKKFIDDSLY from the coding sequence ATGAAGTTTCCTAAAGGTTTTTTAATTGGAGGAGCTACTTCAGCTCCGCAAATTGAAGGTGCTTACAATAAAGATGGTAAGTCATTAACTGTAGCTGATTTAAAATATTTTGAAGATATTAAAAATAGAAAAGATATAAAAGAAACAAAAATAACTAATTCTAAAAAAATTAAATTTGCTTTTGAAAATGAATCTAACCTGTTTTTTCCAAAAAGAGTAGGAATAGATTTTTATAACAATTACAAGGAAGATATTAAATTGATTTATGAAATGGGTATGAATGCATTTAGATTATCTATTTCTTGATCTAGAATTATACCAAATGTAGATGATAATAAAGTTTGTAAAAAAGGAATAGATTTTTATAAAAATGTATTTGAAGAATGTAAAAAATATAACATAGAACCTATAGTTACAATATCACATTTTGATTTGCCTTATAAAATTGTAAAAAAATATGGCGGTTGAAAAAATAAAAAAGTTATAGATTTATATATTGATTATGCAAGTGTGGTTTTAAATGAATTTAAAGACTATGTCAAGTACTGGATTCCATTTAACGAAATCAATGCAACTATTTTTTCTACATGAGTTAGTGCTGGGATTATAGTGGATAAAGAAGAAAATTTATTAGAAAGTTGCTACCAGGCACTTCATAATCAATTTGTAGCAAATGCAAAAATTATAAAAATAGCTAAAAAGATTAATGAAAAATTTAAATTAGGTTGTATGTTAGCTCAGTTTACATGTTATTCGTTGGATTGTAAACCAGAAAATGTATTATATAATTTAAAAGATCAACAAATAAAGGTTTATTTTTATTATGACTTAATGGTTAAAGGTGTGTACCCAAAATATATGCTTAAATACTTTAAAGATAATAATATTAATCTTGATATAGAATTAGATGAACTAGAGTTGATTAGAGATAATAAGATAGATTATATATCTTTTAGTTATTATATGAGTGGTGTAAATTCTTTAACAGAAAATTCAAAAGTAGAAGCAAATCTTGTGAAAATGGGTAAAAATCCATATTTAACGGAAAGTGAATGAGGTTGACAAATTGATCCAATTGGGTTAAGAATAACTTTAAATGATTTATGAGATAGATATAATTTGCCTTTATTTGTAGCTGAAAATGGAATAGGAATTAATGACAAATTAGAAAACGATTTTACAATAATTGATGATAATCGTATAGAATATTTAAAACTTCATTTAAATGAACTTAAAAATTCAATTCAGGATGGAGTTAATGTATTTGGTTATACAACTTGAACTCCAATTGATGTTATTTCTTCCGGTAGCAATGAAATGTCAAAACGTTACGGTCTTATTTATGTTGATCAAGATGATTATGGAAATGGCTCTAAAAAAAGATATAAAAAAAACAGCTATTTTTGGTTTAAAAAATTTATAGATGATTCCTTATATTAA
- a CDS encoding glucose PTS transporter subunit IIA: MEKIEIYAPISGVIKSITECEDETFSSKILGDGFLVEPSSNEVHSIFDESSIEMLFETKHAFFIKSIYGPKALIHIGIDTVKLNGQPFEYFKEINNISNVNELILKVDYDLIAKNKLSKQTMICFDNDESVNFQLNKSGEVKQGELIGYLFLKKTDSNKTELQKESKFLTSAKEIIKLVGSKTNFTSYYNCMTRLRFIINDKNNVSEEKIKKLSIVKGINWSGQELQIIIGGDVYKVKEEIDKIIPEDTNIKIKAVKKGFKDKALGFISGVIVPTIPIILAAGILMAIKSLLIQFNVIDDIKNYDQMRNAKLFSAFIYIISEVGIGMLGIFLCISTVKYLKGNIIVGALIGVAIASPYLMWGINYTLFDWGFIKIKLGGYYNSIIPQIVAGSLYVYVDKWVKSWMPTSIDICFRTAISFGIVMTSIMFILGPILGVVEGLVGVAVKWLGDIPYGIGTMLFALLWQPLVLTGVHVPIIMAVIQNLPSPLYAASVFGVFGQLGAVICIGNWTNNFKTKEIAYSAIPSAIVGITEPIIYGITLPKFTPFIAGSLGAGLAGLITGLLNINASVAGGMGLLGVTRFIPGGAYQIGIFFLGSFISIFASYVFTFLMYKERHNENFLILKTNKTLVKFIKINNILSEKEIDKLLNNINQNFKFSKQEKLEIKRIEKMLSLNSKIESKIINLLDKQNEMIVKFEMQKNKYHINQNLDKLNIVEEKINKLKNNNKILKLENKKNEFLKNYKEALKSLEFLQNNLLSKIERELKKIFTINNNTNKIMNNYYNSIHSLDIHFELNERKEDLLYINRKRNKNEVS, encoded by the coding sequence ATGGAAAAAATAGAAATTTATGCACCAATTTCAGGTGTTATTAAATCAATTACCGAGTGTGAAGATGAAACTTTTTCTTCAAAAATATTAGGTGATGGTTTTTTAGTTGAACCTAGTTCAAATGAAGTACATAGTATCTTTGATGAATCTAGCATAGAAATGCTCTTTGAAACAAAACATGCTTTTTTTATTAAGTCTATATATGGTCCAAAAGCTTTGATTCATATCGGAATTGACACTGTTAAATTGAATGGACAACCATTTGAATACTTTAAAGAAATTAATAATATTTCAAATGTGAATGAATTAATTCTAAAAGTAGACTACGATTTAATTGCTAAAAATAAATTGTCAAAACAAACAATGATTTGTTTTGACAATGATGAGTCAGTTAATTTTCAACTTAACAAAAGTGGAGAAGTAAAACAAGGAGAATTAATTGGATATCTATTTTTAAAAAAAACTGATTCGAATAAAACAGAATTACAAAAAGAGAGTAAGTTTTTAACAAGCGCAAAAGAAATAATCAAACTAGTGGGAAGCAAAACTAATTTTACTAGTTATTATAACTGCATGACTAGATTAAGATTTATAATCAATGATAAAAATAATGTTTCTGAAGAAAAAATAAAAAAGCTATCAATTGTTAAAGGTATAAATTGAAGTGGTCAAGAATTACAAATCATTATTGGTGGAGATGTCTATAAAGTAAAAGAAGAAATAGATAAAATTATACCAGAAGATACAAATATTAAAATTAAAGCAGTTAAAAAAGGATTTAAAGATAAGGCTCTAGGATTTATAAGTGGAGTAATTGTCCCTACAATTCCAATAATTTTAGCTGCCGGTATTCTTATGGCTATAAAATCTTTATTAATACAATTTAATGTAATTGATGATATAAAAAATTATGATCAAATGAGAAATGCAAAATTATTTTCAGCATTTATATATATTATTTCAGAAGTTGGAATTGGTATGCTGGGTATATTTTTATGCATAAGTACTGTTAAATATCTTAAAGGAAATATAATTGTCGGCGCTTTAATTGGTGTTGCAATTGCAAGTCCATATTTAATGTGAGGTATTAACTATACTTTATTTGATTGAGGTTTCATTAAAATAAAATTAGGAGGATATTATAATTCTATTATCCCACAAATAGTTGCTGGATCATTATATGTATATGTTGATAAATGAGTAAAAAGTTGAATGCCAACATCAATTGATATTTGTTTTAGAACTGCAATATCATTTGGTATTGTAATGACATCTATAATGTTTATCCTAGGACCAATTTTAGGTGTTGTAGAGGGTCTTGTAGGAGTTGCTGTAAAATGACTTGGCGATATTCCTTATGGCATTGGAACAATGCTGTTTGCACTTTTATGACAGCCTCTTGTACTTACAGGTGTTCATGTGCCAATTATTATGGCTGTAATTCAAAATTTACCTAGTCCATTATATGCGGCTTCTGTATTTGGAGTTTTTGGACAATTAGGAGCTGTGATTTGCATTGGTAACTGAACCAACAACTTTAAAACAAAAGAAATTGCCTATTCTGCAATTCCGTCTGCTATAGTTGGAATAACTGAACCTATTATATATGGTATAACTTTACCAAAGTTTACACCTTTCATTGCAGGTTCATTAGGTGCAGGTTTAGCAGGATTAATAACTGGTCTATTGAATATTAATGCATCAGTTGCTGGTGGTATGGGATTATTAGGTGTAACTAGATTTATACCAGGAGGCGCATATCAAATTGGAATATTCTTTTTAGGATCATTTATATCAATTTTTGCTTCATATGTTTTCACTTTCCTAATGTATAAAGAAAGACATAATGAAAATTTCCTTATATTAAAAACTAATAAAACTTTAGTAAAGTTTATAAAAATAAATAATATTTTAAGTGAAAAAGAAATTGATAAATTATTAAATAATATCAATCAAAATTTTAAATTCTCAAAGCAAGAAAAGCTTGAAATTAAAAGGATAGAAAAAATGCTGTCTTTAAATTCTAAAATTGAATCTAAAATTATTAATTTATTAGATAAGCAAAATGAAATGATTGTTAAATTTGAAATGCAAAAAAATAAATATCATATTAATCAAAATTTAGATAAATTAAATATTGTTGAAGAAAAAATAAATAAATTAAAAAATAATAATAAAATTCTAAAATTAGAAAATAAAAAAAATGAGTTTTTAAAAAATTATAAAGAAGCTTTGAAAAGTTTAGAATTTTTGCAGAATAATTTGTTATCTAAAATTGAAAGGGAGTTAAAAAAAATATTTACTATAAATAATAATACAAATAAAATTATGAATAATTATTACAATTCAATTCACTCACTTGACATACATTTCGAATTGAATGAACGTAAAGAAGATTTGTTATATATAAATAGAAAGAGAAATAAAAATGAAGTTTCCTAA
- a CDS encoding MurR/RpiR family transcriptional regulator — protein MNLREKLISIYNETENELKKIIIKNLLECFEKNNFLSIQDISIICFVSKSAISKFCIKLGFTGYRELVSRLKFERENYIKILNNNIEINTYEETKDYIVNCINYFDNYKNELVIIAKLLKKNTYIVASHQLINHAKTLYFYLNKKGCKVFFTDMLVANYNIDINQNQTTILFMVGGMEVDGIFKVYEKVKNNNNIIFLTSRALSKRINKCDAKIIFDITNSSTNYYMRTIILDYLIAQIISTVN, from the coding sequence ATGAATCTTAGAGAAAAACTTATATCAATATATAATGAAACAGAAAATGAATTAAAAAAAATCATAATAAAAAATCTTTTAGAGTGTTTTGAAAAAAATAATTTTTTATCAATTCAAGACATATCTATAATTTGTTTTGTAAGTAAATCAGCGATATCGAAATTCTGTATAAAATTAGGATTTACAGGATATAGAGAATTGGTTAGTAGATTAAAGTTTGAAAGAGAAAACTATATAAAAATACTTAATAATAATATTGAAATTAATACTTATGAAGAAACAAAAGATTATATAGTAAATTGCATAAATTATTTTGATAATTATAAAAATGAGTTAGTTATTATTGCAAAATTATTAAAAAAAAATACTTACATAGTTGCATCGCATCAATTAATTAATCATGCTAAAACTTTATATTTTTATCTAAATAAAAAAGGATGTAAAGTATTTTTTACAGATATGTTGGTTGCTAATTATAATATTGATATAAATCAAAATCAAACAACGATATTATTCATGGTTGGTGGTATGGAAGTTGATGGTATTTTTAAAGTTTATGAAAAAGTAAAAAATAATAATAATATAATTTTTCTTACGAGTAGAGCTTTAAGTAAAAGAATTAATAAATGTGATGCCAAAATTATTTTCGACATAACTAATTCTTCAACAAATTATTACATGAGAACAATAATATTAGATTATTTAATCGCTCAAATAATAAGTACAGTTAACTAG
- the pnuC gene encoding nicotinamide riboside transporter PnuC — protein MNNKNKFLSFLKNEISGWKIFELTLLISSSILILTLGIIAKDSVVAIIAGITGTIGVILGAKGKLSAFIIATVNSIMYIIIAFQGILISSVILHTCFYIPMNIVGFFLWIKNRNKKDDVIARRLSFKGIMFSFMMLMVMYLIYSLIMYNFSIAKNVWFDCFILISTIIAILLMVFRYVDQWILWILANIMNLTMWVIIIINIQNEVYEKTTAIIFVIMYISYLINSVYGIINWIKLKKSNESIK, from the coding sequence ATGAATAATAAAAATAAATTTTTAAGTTTTTTAAAAAACGAGATATCAGGATGAAAAATATTTGAACTAACATTACTAATTTCGTCATCGATACTTATCCTAACTTTAGGAATAATTGCAAAAGATAGTGTTGTAGCCATTATTGCAGGGATAACTGGTACAATTGGTGTAATTTTAGGTGCAAAAGGTAAATTAAGTGCTTTTATAATCGCAACAGTTAACTCAATTATGTATATAATAATTGCATTTCAAGGTATACTTATTAGTTCAGTAATTTTACATACATGTTTTTATATACCAATGAATATTGTAGGTTTCTTTTTATGAATTAAAAATAGAAACAAAAAGGATGATGTAATTGCAAGAAGGTTATCTTTTAAAGGAATTATGTTTTCTTTTATGATGTTAATGGTGATGTATTTAATTTATTCTTTAATAATGTATAATTTTTCAATTGCAAAAAACGTATGATTTGACTGTTTCATACTAATAAGTACAATAATCGCAATTTTATTGATGGTTTTTAGATATGTTGATCAATGAATTCTATGAATTTTGGCAAATATAATGAATTTAACAATGTGAGTAATTATAATAATTAATATTCAAAATGAAGTCTATGAAAAAACAACTGCAATAATATTTGTTATAATGTACATTTCATATTTAATTAACTCAGTTTATGGAATTATAAATTGAATAAAATTAAAAAAATCAAATGAAAGCATTAAATAA
- a CDS encoding PfkB family carbohydrate kinase — translation MKVLVIGAAIVDIIMYIDKLPKSGSDVLCKNNEFRVGGCAFNVSKVLKNENINFDLFSPVGKGIVANYVKEELDKNKYNNFVVDQSQDNGYCLTLVENNGERTFVTSKGIEKQFKKKWFNKYNLNKYEYIYFEGYRMSDNSGDLIISELENYKDKKFIFCPGPNITNIDNDLMNRIMKLKPIIHLNKKELLEYSKTDDILIALKDLYQKSNNAIIVTLGSEGSSYYNNGEYLEFKISNKTKIYNTTGAGDTHIGLIISWLINKNNSFNDAVEYANKNVIKYII, via the coding sequence ATGAAAGTTCTTGTTATTGGCGCGGCAATTGTAGACATAATTATGTACATTGACAAACTTCCTAAAAGTGGGTCTGATGTTTTATGTAAAAATAATGAATTTAGAGTTGGTGGATGTGCTTTTAATGTTTCAAAAGTTTTAAAAAATGAAAATATTAATTTTGATTTATTTTCACCAGTTGGTAAAGGAATAGTTGCAAATTATGTCAAAGAAGAATTAGATAAAAATAAATATAATAATTTTGTAGTTGATCAGAGTCAAGATAATGGTTATTGCTTGACTTTGGTTGAAAATAATGGCGAAAGAACTTTTGTAACTTCAAAAGGAATTGAAAAACAGTTTAAAAAAAAGTGATTTAATAAATATAACTTAAATAAATATGAATATATATACTTTGAAGGGTATAGAATGTCAGATAATAGTGGGGATTTAATTATTAGTGAATTAGAAAATTATAAAGACAAGAAGTTTATATTTTGTCCAGGACCAAATATAACCAATATTGACAATGATTTGATGAATAGAATAATGAAACTAAAACCAATTATTCATTTAAATAAAAAAGAATTATTAGAATATAGCAAAACCGATGATATTTTAATAGCTTTAAAAGATTTATATCAAAAAAGTAATAATGCTATTATTGTAACTCTTGGAAGCGAAGGTAGTTCATATTATAATAATGGTGAATACTTAGAATTTAAAATATCAAATAAAACAAAAATTTATAATACAACTGGTGCAGGAGATACCCACATTGGACTAATAATTTCATGACTTATTAATAAAAATAATTCATTTAATGATGCTGTTGAGTATGCAAACAAAAATGTAATAAAATATATAATTTAA
- a CDS encoding ADP-ribosylglycohydrolase family protein, translating to MLNKIKGALYGMAIGDAMGMPSELWNKNKVKNYFKNGISTFLDGPLENEVAKNYTKGQFTDDTAQALVILDSLIENNFQPSSKIIGDNLLKWALNNKAFENNILGPTSKQALNLIKNNKDNKFITKKALSNGASMRIAPIGVLFSPNEEMQLVKFVYEISKITHSSDIAISGASIIAMAVCCSLNNFKFIETLKKLYLVDKIALKIGSETFSPSLSKRIELAIKIADQYKYNDNEFINELYDVIGAGVSTIESVPSAIAIAYYSQNVKKAALLSANMGGDTDTIGAMACAICGAIEGYDKLDKNWVKIIDENNNINLNKYANLIYEYLLDKGKK from the coding sequence ATGCTAAATAAAATTAAAGGGGCACTATACGGAATGGCAATAGGTGATGCAATGGGAATGCCTTCTGAATTATGAAATAAAAATAAAGTTAAAAATTATTTTAAAAATGGAATATCTACTTTTTTAGATGGACCATTAGAAAATGAAGTTGCAAAAAACTACACAAAAGGACAATTTACTGATGATACTGCCCAAGCATTAGTGATACTTGACTCCTTAATAGAAAATAATTTTCAACCGTCTTCAAAAATTATTGGAGATAATTTATTAAAATGAGCTTTAAATAATAAAGCTTTTGAAAATAATATATTAGGACCAACTTCTAAACAAGCTTTGAATTTAATAAAAAATAATAAAGATAATAAATTTATTACTAAAAAAGCACTATCAAATGGTGCTTCTATGAGAATCGCTCCAATTGGAGTACTATTTTCACCAAATGAAGAAATGCAATTAGTAAAATTTGTTTATGAAATTTCTAAAATAACTCATTCAAGTGATATTGCTATTTCGGGTGCTTCAATTATAGCAATGGCAGTTTGTTGTTCTTTAAACAATTTTAAATTCATTGAAACATTAAAAAAACTATATTTAGTTGACAAAATAGCATTAAAAATAGGGTCAGAAACTTTTAGTCCATCATTATCTAAAAGAATTGAACTTGCAATTAAAATTGCAGATCAATATAAATATAATGATAATGAATTTATTAATGAATTATATGACGTAATTGGTGCTGGTGTAAGCACTATAGAATCAGTGCCTTCTGCAATTGCAATTGCATATTATTCACAAAATGTAAAAAAAGCAGCTTTGTTATCTGCTAATATGGGTGGAGATACTGATACTATTGGCGCAATGGCTTGTGCAATTTGTGGAGCAATTGAAGGTTATGATAAACTTGATAAAAATTGGGTAAAAATAATTGATGAAAATAATAATATAAATTTGAACAAATATGCAAATTTAATTTATGAATATTTATTAGATAAAGGTAAAAAATAA